The Victivallis lenta region ACTCCGGAGGAGTACGACTGTCCCGACAGGCTGTATGCCGAATATTATCCGGAAGCCCGCGCCTGGGGCGTACTGGAGGCCGGCCGGCTTGTCGCCGCCATCGAAACCTGTCCCGAAATCTGGTCGAACCGGCTGCTGGTCACCGAATTGTGGATCGACGCCCCGTTCCGGAAGCAGGGGCTCGGCCATGCGCTGATGGAGGTTGCGAAAAAGCAGGCCCTCCGGGAACACAGGCGGGCCGTCATTCTGGAGACCCAGTCCTGCAATGTGAACGCCGTCGACTTTTACCTGCACGAGGGGTTCACCCTGATCGGCCTGGACTCCTGCTGCTACGGCAACAACGACCTCGCCCGGAAGGAGGTCCGCCTCAACCTGGGCTGGTTCCCGCCGCAGAAGGCGAAACCGTCAGACGGGGAAAACGGAATCCGTCCGGAGCGCCCGGAGGAACGCCACGCGGCGGAATAGAGGATAGAAGCGCTCCGGCCGGTCAGCAGCGCTCCGCCGCCTCGTCGAGAATCCGTTCCGTGGCGGAAGTGCCGATACGGGTGGCTCCGAGCTTCCGGGCGGCCAGCAGATCGTCCAGGGTGCGGACTTTGCCCGCCGCCTTGATTCCGATGCCCGGATCGGCGAGGCGGCGCATGAGCGCGAGGTGCGGAACCGTCGCGCCGTCGTAATCGTAAGCGCCGGACTCGCGTTCGGTGAACCCGAATCCGGTCGAGGTTTTGATGAAAGCCGGCATGATTTCGTTGCAGATGCCGCAGAGCTGCTCGATCATGGCGTCGCAGAGGAAGTCGTTTTCGAAGATGACCTTCAGAATCGCTCCTCCGGCGGTCACGCAGGCGTTGACGCCGCCGATTTCGTCGCGGA contains the following coding sequences:
- a CDS encoding GNAT family N-acetyltransferase; the protein is MKEKYRIVHLPKEKWQGTVLPIGYTTQEYYDVAVDRQESGFTFTIRKKKFGRPVTHTPEEYDCPDRLYAEYYPEARAWGVLEAGRLVAAIETCPEIWSNRLLVTELWIDAPFRKQGLGHALMEVAKKQALREHRRAVILETQSCNVNAVDFYLHEGFTLIGLDSCCYGNNDLARKEVRLNLGWFPPQKAKPSDGENGIRPERPEERHAAE
- the deoC gene encoding deoxyribose-phosphate aldolase, translated to MPDWTVDELARMIDHSLLHPMLDDEQLIKGMAVAVERNCASVCIKPYFVGIAAKLLDGTGIRTGTVVGFPHGSGTVQLKINEAKQAVDDGADEIDMVVNIGKVRSGEWGYLRDEIGGVNACVTAGGAILKVIFENDFLCDAMIEQLCGICNEIMPAFIKTSTGFGFTERESGAYDYDGATVPHLALMRRLADPGIGIKAAGKVRTLDDLLAARKLGATRIGTSATERILDEAAERC